In Silene latifolia isolate original U9 population chromosome X, ASM4854445v1, whole genome shotgun sequence, the following proteins share a genomic window:
- the LOC141620415 gene encoding protein FAR1-RELATED SEQUENCE 11-like, producing the protein MRITLKKSCDIFIEEWHVTEYKSSHNHELLAPFQVRFLPSYRTISKEDEQQLLLYKEAGLSVKQIICVMKLEKNVPHGDLPFFKKDLHNFFGRIQRENLDNDAMDLLEYCKSEKKDSHFQFAYTVDAKNRLEHIFWSPRRCFDLFQEYGDSTGLDTTYRVNSYDMPFAIFIGIDNHGRTILFGCAFLRNETVKTFRWLMKTFVTLMKKPPTTIITDQDRWMTEAIKIEMPFTKHAFCIWHITSKFSGWFTALLREQYSYFCTEFYQLYKLDNIEDFEREWSLLIPKFILQENKHVDLAVGDIEQTQLHHTMLDTYKGSTLCTLSPLEEQLYKVFTTFSFKKFQEEFERAT; encoded by the exons ATGAGAATAACTTTGAAAAAGTCTTGTGATATTTTCATCGAAGAATGGCATGTTACCGAATATAAATCGAGTCATAACCATGAATTGTTGGCACCTTTCCAAGTGCGCTTTTTACCATCTTATCGCACCATTTCTAAAGAAGATGAGCAACAACTTTTGCTATACAAAGAAGCTGGCCTTTCGGTCAAACAAATAATATGTGTCATGAAGCTTGAAAAAAATGTGCCACATGGTGATCTTCCATTCTTTAAAAAAGATCTCCATAATTTTTTTGGTAGGATTCAAAGAGAAAATTTAGACAATGATGCAATGGACCTTCTTGAATATTGTAAAAGTGAAAAGAAGGATTCTCATTTCCAATTTGCGTATACTGTTGATGCTAAAAATAGGCTGGAACATATATTTTGGTCACCTCGTCGCTGCTTTGATTTGTTTCAAGAATATGGAGATTCAACTGGACTAGATACCACTTATAGAGTCAACTCTTATGACATGCCTTTTGCCATCTTTATTGGCATCGACAATCATGGGAGAACTATATTATTTGGTTGTGCATTCTTGCGTAACGAAACTGTCAAGACTTTTCGTTGGTTGATGAAG ACTTTTGTTACACTTATGAAGAAACCTCCAACGACGATCATAACTGATCAAGATCGGTGGATGACAGAAGCAATCAAGATCGAAATGCCATTTACAAAACATGCCTTTTGTATATGGCATATCACTTCTAAGTTTTCTGGTTGGTTTACGGCACTTTTAAGAGAACAATATTCTTATTTCTGTACTGAATTTTATCAACTCTATAAGTTGGATAACATTGAAGATTTTGAACGGGAATGGTCTCTTCTGATTCCAAAGTTTATTTTGCAAGAAAATAAGCAT GTTGATCTTGCTGTTGGTGATATTGAGCAAACTCAGTTACATCATACCATGTTAGATACATATAAGGGTTCTACTTTATGTACATTATCTCCCTTagaagaacaactatacaaagtATTCACTACATTCTCCTTCAAGAAATTCCAAGAAGAGTTTGAAAGGGCTACTTAA